GAAGGTGGCACCGCCCAGAAACACGAACAGCAGGTAGGCCCCCGAGCGCGCCGCGCCCACCACCTCGGCGGTGACGATCTCGAAGTTCAGCGCGCCCAGGCCGCCGGCCACGCCCGAGAAGAAGCCCGAGATCATGAAGGCCAAAAAGCGCACCATCTGCGTGTCGTAGCCGATGAACTCCACCCGCTCGGGGTTGTCGCGCACGGCGTTGAGGATGCGGCCCAGCGGCGTGCGGGTCATCGCGTACATCAGCGCGGTGCTGATGAAGCAGTACACCGCGATCAGGTAGTACACCTGGATCTGCGGGCCGAAGCTGATGCCCATCACCGGCTTGCCGACCACGCGGTTGCCGCTGATGCCGCCCTCGCCGCCGAAGAACTCGGGAATCATCAGCGACATCGACCACACCAGCTCGCCCACGCCCATGGTGATCATGGCGAAGGTGGTGCCGCTCTTCTTGGTGGTCACCCAGCCGAGCAGCGCCGCGAACAGCATGCCCGACAGGCCGCCCACCACCGGCAGCAGCGACACCGGGATGTTCAGCGTGCCGGCCGACACGAGGTTGAGCGTGTGGATGGTCAGGAACGAGCCGAGGCCGCTGTACACCGCGTGGCCGAAGCTGAGCATGCCGCCCTGGCCCAGCAGCATGTTGTAGGCCAGGCAGGCGATGATGGCGATGCCGATCTGGCTGAGCATGGTCTGCGCGAAGCTGCTCGTCCAGAACAGCGGCGCCACGGCCAGGATCAGGGCAAAACCACCCCAGACGGCCAGCGTGCCGCCCCAGGGGTTGGGTCGGTAACTCAGGGTTGGAAGACTCATGGGAATTCGCTCGCTCAGCTCTCGCGGGTGCCCAGCAGGCCCTTGGGTCGGAAGATCAGCATCAGCACCAGCAGCAGGTAGGGCAGGATCGGCGCGGCCTGGGCCAGCGTGATGCGCAGCAGCGGCCAGCCCGGCGTGCCGTCACCCACCGTGCCGGCACCGGCCAGGCGGTTGATGGCATCGGCGATGCTGGCATCCACGGTGAGCGGCAGGGTCTGCAGCAGGCCGATCAGCAGCGAGGCCACGAAGGCCCCAGCCAGCGAGCCCATGCCGCCCACCACCACCACCACGAAGATGATCGAGCCCACCACCGCGGCCATGGCCGGCTCGGTGACGAAGGTGATGCCGCCGATCACGCCGGCCAGGCCGGCCAGTGCGCAACCGCTGCCAAACACCAGCATGAACACCCGCGGCACGTTGTGGCCCAGCGACTCCACCGCCTCGGGGTGGGTCAGCGCGGCCTGGATCACCAGCCCGATGCGGGTGCGGGTGAGCAGCAGCCACAGCGACACCAGCATGGCCAGCGCCACCACCATCATGAAGGCGCGGGTCATCGGAAAGCGCGAGCACTGCGCGCCCTGGCACAGCGCCTCGCTGGCCGCGCCCCACACCATCGAGAAACCGCTGCTGGGCGACTGCACGATGGTGAAGGCCGGGCCCTGCAGCAGCTCGGGCGGCGAGAACGGCACCGGCGTGCGGCCCCAGATCAGCTGCACCAGCTCGAGCACCACATAGCTCAGGCCGAAGGTGATCAGCAGCTCGGGCACATGGCCGAACTTGTGCACCCGGCGCAGGGCGGTGGTCTCGAACAAGGCCCCCAGAGCCCCCACCGCCAGCGGCGCCACCAGCAGCGCCAGCCAGAAACCCAGCACGCCGGTGAGCGTGTAGGCGATGTAGGCCCCCACCATGTAGAAGCTGGCATGGGCGAAATTCAGCACGCCCATCATGCTGAAGATCAGCGTGAGGCCCGAGCTGAGCATGAACAGCAGCAGCCCGGAGCTGACGCCGTTGAGTACGTTGATGAGGATCTGGTCCACGGTGGGGCTGGCCTTGATGTGAAAACGGCCCGGCGGAGGTGGCTCCGGCGGGCCGGCGACTCAGGCGTTGGGGTTTACGGACGCTTCATCTGGCAGCTCGTCGGCGTCGACGCGACGTACGCGTCGTAGGCCTTCACCGGCTGGAAGCCGTAGCCGGTGTTCTCCACCGAGTACGGGTGCTTGGCATCGGCCTTCTTCCACACCGTGATGAACAGGCCCTGCTGCAGCTGGTGGTCGGACTTGCGCATCTCGACCTCGCCGTTGAAGCTCTTGAACTTCAGGCCTTCCATCGTGGCAGCCACCTTGGCCGGGTCGGTGGTCTTGGCCTGGGCCATGGCCGAGCTCAGCAGGTTGAAGGCGTGGTGCACCGCCAGCGTGTAGTAGTCGTCGTTGAACTTGGCCTTGAAGTCGGCGCCGGCCTTCGACACCTCGCCCGGCATGTTGCTGTGGGCATAGGCCACCGCATACACGCGGCCGGCGGCGGCGGCACCCAGCGCCGTGGGCGTGCCGGTGACACCGGCGTAGTAGGTCAGGAACTTGACGTTAAGGCCGGCATCGGCCGCGGCCTTGACCAGCAGCGTCAGGTCGGAACCCCAGTTGCCGGTGAGCACCGTGTCGGCACCCGAGGCCTTGATCTTGGCCACATAGGGTGCGAAGTCGCGCACCGAGGCCAGCGGGTGCAGCTCGT
This portion of the Aquabacterium sp. OR-4 genome encodes:
- a CDS encoding branched-chain amino acid ABC transporter permease encodes the protein MLSSGLTLIFSMMGVLNFAHASFYMVGAYIAYTLTGVLGFWLALLVAPLAVGALGALFETTALRRVHKFGHVPELLITFGLSYVVLELVQLIWGRTPVPFSPPELLQGPAFTIVQSPSSGFSMVWGAASEALCQGAQCSRFPMTRAFMMVVALAMLVSLWLLLTRTRIGLVIQAALTHPEAVESLGHNVPRVFMLVFGSGCALAGLAGVIGGITFVTEPAMAAVVGSIIFVVVVVGGMGSLAGAFVASLLIGLLQTLPLTVDASIADAINRLAGAGTVGDGTPGWPLLRITLAQAAPILPYLLLVLMLIFRPKGLLGTRES
- a CDS encoding branched-chain amino acid ABC transporter permease; the protein is MSLPTLSYRPNPWGGTLAVWGGFALILAVAPLFWTSSFAQTMLSQIGIAIIACLAYNMLLGQGGMLSFGHAVYSGLGSFLTIHTLNLVSAGTLNIPVSLLPVVGGLSGMLFAALLGWVTTKKSGTTFAMITMGVGELVWSMSLMIPEFFGGEGGISGNRVVGKPVMGISFGPQIQVYYLIAVYCFISTALMYAMTRTPLGRILNAVRDNPERVEFIGYDTQMVRFLAFMISGFFSGVAGGLGALNFEIVTAEVVGAARSGAYLLFVFLGGATFFFGPILGAVLMVIALVLLSELTKAWLLYLGLVFLLMVMYAPGGLASLIMMNVRVAAFGKLKRVLGHYLVLGITGLLALAGMAAMIEMLYHLQLNAALGPTMKFLGVALDAGTVASWAGALALMVVGGGLFEWRRRGFARTWGAIQSEIEHSIQQREGRA
- a CDS encoding branched-chain amino acid ABC transporter substrate-binding protein; translated protein: MLGAVAAHAQKGETVKIGWVDPMSGLMAPVGTNQIKSFQFMAEQFNKNNAAGVKFEMVPIDNKLSPQESTTAVKSLIDQGVRYIVQGNGSGAALAIIDAVSKHNERNPGKEVVYLNYAAVDPDLTNSKCSYWHFRLDADTSMKMEALTTWLKDQADVKKVYLFNQNYAHGQQVSKFAKENLARKRPDIQVVGDELHPLASVRDFAPYVAKIKASGADTVLTGNWGSDLTLLVKAAADAGLNVKFLTYYAGVTGTPTALGAAAAGRVYAVAYAHSNMPGEVSKAGADFKAKFNDDYYTLAVHHAFNLLSSAMAQAKTTDPAKVAATMEGLKFKSFNGEVEMRKSDHQLQQGLFITVWKKADAKHPYSVENTGYGFQPVKAYDAYVASTPTSCQMKRP